In Porites lutea chromosome 7, jaPorLute2.1, whole genome shotgun sequence, a single window of DNA contains:
- the LOC140943067 gene encoding matrix metalloproteinase-25-like: protein MFKGQGQTGLVCELVIFTLVCLWFGDHSSALPIGKAVKFNPTDKEVENVTLEDCKQWMIKYGMALVGQSVTTNEISKLQRRAGINVTGVLDTETKKLLVIPRCGVTEDDYKGQDYGTAKGITERRRRKRFTLQGSTWKKNDLTYRFLSSTADLPVDIQQNILRKMINKWAEVSTLTVREADSSASDNDVDILISFVRGFHNDPYPFDGQGGTLAHAYYPHNNLGLSGDAHFDDDERFTTGTSDGINLDWVAVHEFGHSMGLEHSNVRESIMYPWYKGYFPNIELTEDDILGIQALYGKPTPTTTTETPTTQPETTTKATTTETPTTQPETTKATTTETPTTQPETTTKATTTETPTTQPETTTKATTTETPTTQPETTTKATTTETPTTQPETTTKATTTETPTTQPETTTKATTTETPSTQPETTTKATTTETPTTQPETTTKAATTETPSTQPETTTKATTTETPTTSTTFELEICKVKKFDSFVMGYDGKTYVFSGDFFWVLSERLKVESGPTKITSKWKEVRTPINSAYTNWHGRTVFFTGSEYWMYFDYRLEQGPLYLTQYGGLNGLPSALENMDAAFIWEKNYKAYFFKGWEYWRYDEISKRVDPGYPRNISIWGLPHPMDSVMSWSGNKRTYFFKDENYWRLDDRLLKFDKGYPRDITQIWMSCPT, encoded by the exons ATGTTTAAAGGGCAAGGGCAGACGGGCTTGGTGTGTGAGCTGGTCATCTTcactttggtttgtttatggttCGGCGATCATAGTTCAGCTCTTCCGATCGGCAAGGCTGTAAAGTTTAACCCTACTGATAAAGAAGTTGAAAATGTTACATTGGAAGACTGTAAG caATGGATGATTAAGTACGGTATGGCTTTAGTGGGACAGAGTGTAACGACGAATGAAATCTCCAAACTCCAACGCAGGGCTGGAATAAATGTGACTGGAGTACTGGACACTGAAACCAAAAAATTACTTGTGATTCCTCGTTGCGGGGTCACAGAAGATGATTACAAGGGTCAAGATTATGGTACAGCAAAAGGAATAACGGAAAGAAGACGGAGGAAGCGTTTTACTCTCCAAGGATCCACCTGGAAGAAAAAT GATTTGACGTACCGATTTTTATCCAGCACAGCAGACCTTCCTGTCGATATTCAACAAAACATTCTGAGGAAAATGATCAACAAATGGGCAGAAGTGAGCACGCTGACCGTTCGTGAAGCGGACTCGTCAGCCAGTGACAATGATGTGGatattttgatttcttttgtgAGAGGCTTCCATAATGACCCCTATCCGTTTGATGGTCAAGGAGGAACGCTGGCGCATGCGTACTATCCACACAACAACTTAG GATTATCTGGTGATGCCCATTTTGACGATGATGAGCGATTCACAACAGGAACAAGCGACGGTATAAACCTGGACTGGGTGGCGGTTCATGAGTTCGGACACAGCATGGGACTGGAACATTCCAACGTACGGGAATCCATCATGTATCCTTGGTACAAAGGATATTTCCCAAATATCGAACTGACTGAAGACGATATTTTAGGGATACAAGCACTTTATG GCAAACCAACCCCAACAACAACCACAGAGACACCAACAACTCAACCAGAAACAACGACAAAGGCGACTACCACAGAGACACCAACAACTCAGCCCGAAACAACAAAGGCGACCACCACAGAGACACCAACAACTCAAcccgaaacaacaacaaaggcgACCACCACAGAGACACCAACAACTCAACCCGAAACAACAACGAAGGCGACCACCACAGAGACACCAACAACTCaaccagaaacaacaacaaaggcgACCACCACAGAGACACCAACAACTCAAcccgaaacaacaacaaaggcgACCACCACAGAGACACCAACAACTCaaccagaaacaacaacaaaggctACTACCACAGAGACACCATCAACTCAAcccgaaacaacaacaaaggcgACCACCACAGAGACACCAACAACTCAACCCGAAACGACAACAAAGGCGGCCACCACAGAGACACCATCAACTCaaccagaaacaacaacaaaggctACTACCACAGAGACACCAACAACGTCAACGACATTTGAGCTGGAAATTTGTAAAGTTAAGAAGTTTGACTCCTTTGTGATGGGATATGATGGAAAAACGTATGTTTTCAGTGGAGATTTTTTCTGGGTGCTGTCAGAAAGACTCAAGGTGGAAAGCGGTCCAACGAAGATAACATCAAAATGGAAGGAAGTCAGAACCCCTATAAACAGCGCTTACACTAACTGGCATGGACGTACAGTTTTCTTCACAGGAAGCGA GTATTGGATGTATTTTGACTATAGACTTGAACAAGGTCCCTTATACTTAACCCAATACGGAGGTCTTAATGGCCTGCCCTCAGCGTTGGAGAATATGGACGCTGCTTTCATTTGGGAGAAGAATTATAaggcttatttttttaaaggatgGGAATACTGGCGTTACGATGAGATCTCCAAAAGAGTAGATCCTGGCTACCCAAGAAACATTTCAATTTGGG GTCTCCCTCATCCCATGGATTCTGTTATGTCCTGGAGTGGAAATAAGAGAACGTATTTCTTCAAAGATGAGAACTATTGGAGGCTCGATGACAGATTGCTGAAGTTTGACAAGGGATATCCCCGCGATATCACTCAAATATGGATGAGCTGCCCTACTTAA